A genome region from Geminicoccus roseus DSM 18922 includes the following:
- the hisN gene encoding histidinol-phosphatase produces MRVTSPATVDHLDFAHQLADAAAEVQRRWFRAELEIESKLDESPVTIADRQTELLMREMIQARFPGHGIFGEEYGKQDVDAEFVWVLDPIDGTKSFICGRPQFGTLIGLLHQGQPVLGLIDQAILRERWVGVMNEPATFNGKSIRTRACPTLSQAVLASYSRRMFEKGPVRDAFDTLEEQVYLSQFNTDCYGYGLLAAGFVDLVVEQGLFPYDYLPILPILQGAGAVITDWKGRPVGLGSSGRVIAAGDRRVHEQALAMFEPLAD; encoded by the coding sequence ATGCGCGTGACCAGCCCGGCCACCGTCGACCATCTGGATTTCGCCCATCAGCTGGCCGATGCGGCGGCCGAGGTGCAGCGACGCTGGTTCCGGGCGGAACTGGAGATCGAGAGCAAGCTCGACGAGAGCCCGGTGACGATCGCCGATCGCCAGACCGAGCTCCTGATGCGCGAGATGATCCAGGCGCGCTTCCCGGGCCATGGCATCTTCGGCGAGGAATACGGCAAGCAGGACGTGGATGCCGAGTTCGTCTGGGTGCTGGACCCGATCGACGGCACCAAGTCGTTCATCTGCGGCAGGCCGCAGTTCGGCACGCTGATCGGCCTGCTTCACCAGGGCCAGCCGGTCCTGGGCCTGATCGACCAGGCAATCCTCCGCGAGCGCTGGGTCGGGGTGATGAATGAGCCGGCCACCTTCAACGGCAAGTCGATCCGCACCCGCGCCTGCCCGACCCTCTCCCAGGCGGTGCTCGCCTCCTACTCGCGGCGCATGTTCGAGAAGGGGCCCGTGCGCGACGCGTTCGACACGCTGGAGGAGCAGGTCTACCTGTCCCAGTTCAACACCGACTGCTACGGCTATGGTCTCCTGGCGGCCGGCTTCGTCGACCTGGTCGTGGAGCAGGGGCTGTTTCCCTACGACTATCTGCCGATCCTGCCGATCCTGCAGGGAGCCGGCGCGGTGATCACCGACTGGAAGGGCCGGCCGGTGGGGCTGGGCTCGTCCGGCCGGGTGATCGCCGCGGGAGACCGGCGGGTGCACGAGCAGGCCCTGGCCATGTTCGAGCCCCTGGCCGACTGA
- a CDS encoding 3-deoxy-manno-octulosonate cytidylyltransferase, which produces MSDTVVLIPARMKASRLPDKPLADIAGTPMIVHVLRRAAEAAVGRVVVACAEPVIADTVRAAGGEAVMTDPELPSGTDRIRQALETIDPDRRFSRIVNLQGDLPTLDPRVLAQVLEPLDRLGTPMATLACATEDPREKADPNVVKAVVSIDPAEPSIGRALYFTRATCPSGDGPILHHIGIYAFTRDTLDRFAALPPSPLEKRERLEQLRALENGIPIGVRLVDTVPFGVDTPYDLDRARQILSLARS; this is translated from the coding sequence GTGAGCGACACCGTCGTGCTGATCCCCGCCCGGATGAAGGCGTCGCGCCTGCCGGACAAGCCGCTGGCCGATATCGCCGGCACGCCGATGATCGTCCACGTCCTCCGGCGCGCAGCCGAGGCGGCGGTCGGCCGGGTGGTGGTCGCCTGCGCCGAGCCCGTGATTGCGGACACGGTGCGCGCCGCCGGCGGCGAGGCGGTGATGACTGATCCGGAGCTTCCCTCCGGCACCGACCGGATCCGCCAGGCGCTGGAGACGATCGACCCGGACCGCCGCTTTTCCAGGATCGTCAACCTGCAGGGCGACCTGCCGACCCTCGACCCGCGGGTGCTGGCCCAGGTGCTGGAGCCGCTGGACCGGCTGGGCACCCCGATGGCGACCCTCGCCTGCGCCACCGAGGACCCGCGGGAGAAGGCCGACCCGAACGTGGTGAAGGCGGTGGTGTCGATCGATCCGGCGGAGCCCTCGATCGGCCGGGCCCTGTATTTCACCCGCGCCACCTGCCCGTCCGGCGACGGGCCGATCCTGCACCATATCGGGATCTACGCCTTCACCCGCGACACGCTCGACCGCTTCGCCGCCCTGCCGCCCTCGCCACTGGAGAAGCGCGAGCGGCTGGAGCAGCTGCGCGCCCTGGAAAACGGGATCCCGATCGGCGTCCGGCTGGTGGATACGGTTCCTTTCGGCGTGGACACGCCTTATGACCTCGACCGCGCCCGCCAGATCCTGAGCCTGGCAAGATCCTGA
- a CDS encoding extracellular solute-binding protein — translation MMDRRGFSKAGLGLLGTSLFVPFRSSWAQEAKPAHGISMYGDLHYPAGFDHFDYVNPQAPKGGSLVLSAIGTTFDTLNPFVLRGVPAAGVSLVYQTLVENSMDEPFSEYGLLAKTIATPENRSFVEYELREDARWHDGKPVTADDVVFSFDILRSKGTPVFRVYYADVDRAEKLGERKVRFLFKGGFNRELPLIMGQLPILPAHWWEGRDFEAPTLEPPLGSGPYRVARVEAGRSVTLERVEDWWAEQVPAVVGRYNYGSIRYDYYRDFNIAFEAFKAGAFDWHIESSAQRWATGYDIPAVREGLLIKEEIEQDSGGVIQGFWFNQRRDKFKDPRVRQAIGYAFDFEWSNRTLFFDQYTRCDSYFSGSRVFAATGLPTGAELALLEPYRDQLPPELFTEPFTLPVTDGTGNNRPQLRTALELFKAAGWEVRDRRMVEIATGEPMQFEILLDNPQFERIAGPFVKNLERLGIDASIRTVDSAQYQNRITSFDYDVVTEIYGQSLSPGNEQREYWGSAAASQPGSRNYAGISDPVVDAMIEKVIRADSREELEVACRAMDRVLLWGYHLVPHWYSGFIRLARWDKFGRPAEMPRYNVDLYAWWIEDQRAAQVEQVKTSLKPD, via the coding sequence ATGATGGATCGGCGCGGCTTTTCGAAGGCTGGTCTCGGACTTCTGGGCACGTCGCTGTTCGTCCCGTTCCGAAGCTCCTGGGCCCAGGAAGCGAAGCCGGCGCACGGCATCTCGATGTATGGCGATCTGCATTATCCGGCAGGGTTCGACCATTTCGACTACGTGAACCCGCAGGCGCCCAAGGGCGGCTCCCTGGTGCTCTCCGCGATCGGGACCACCTTCGACACGCTGAACCCGTTCGTCCTGCGCGGCGTGCCCGCCGCCGGCGTCTCGCTGGTCTACCAGACGCTGGTCGAGAACTCGATGGACGAGCCGTTCTCCGAGTACGGGCTGCTCGCGAAGACGATCGCCACGCCCGAGAACCGCAGCTTCGTCGAGTATGAGCTGCGCGAGGATGCCAGGTGGCACGACGGCAAGCCGGTCACGGCCGACGACGTCGTCTTCAGCTTCGACATCCTGCGCAGCAAGGGCACCCCGGTCTTCCGGGTCTACTACGCTGATGTCGACCGCGCGGAGAAGCTCGGCGAGCGCAAGGTCCGCTTCCTGTTCAAGGGCGGCTTCAACCGCGAACTGCCGCTGATCATGGGGCAGCTGCCGATCCTGCCGGCGCATTGGTGGGAGGGGCGCGACTTCGAGGCGCCGACGCTGGAACCGCCGCTCGGCAGCGGACCCTACCGGGTCGCCCGGGTCGAGGCCGGCCGCTCGGTCACCCTGGAGCGGGTCGAGGACTGGTGGGCCGAGCAGGTCCCGGCGGTGGTCGGGCGCTACAATTACGGCTCGATCCGCTACGACTATTACCGCGACTTCAACATTGCGTTCGAGGCGTTCAAGGCCGGCGCGTTCGACTGGCACATCGAAAGCTCGGCGCAGCGCTGGGCCACCGGCTACGACATCCCGGCGGTGCGCGAGGGCCTGCTGATCAAGGAGGAGATCGAGCAGGACAGCGGCGGCGTCATCCAGGGCTTCTGGTTCAACCAGCGCCGCGACAAGTTCAAGGATCCCCGGGTCCGCCAGGCGATCGGCTACGCGTTCGACTTCGAGTGGTCCAACCGCACCCTGTTCTTCGACCAGTACACCCGCTGCGACAGCTATTTCTCCGGCTCCCGCGTGTTCGCGGCGACCGGCCTGCCGACCGGTGCGGAGCTTGCGCTGCTGGAACCCTATCGCGACCAGCTCCCGCCGGAGCTGTTCACCGAGCCCTTCACCCTCCCGGTCACCGACGGCACCGGCAACAACCGGCCCCAGCTGCGCACGGCCCTGGAACTGTTCAAGGCGGCCGGCTGGGAGGTGCGGGATCGCCGGATGGTCGAAATCGCCACCGGCGAGCCGATGCAGTTCGAGATCTTGCTGGACAACCCCCAGTTCGAGCGGATCGCCGGGCCGTTCGTGAAGAACCTGGAGCGGCTCGGCATCGACGCCAGCATCCGCACGGTGGATTCGGCGCAGTACCAGAACCGCATCACCTCCTTCGACTACGACGTCGTCACGGAGATCTACGGCCAGAGCCTTTCCCCTGGGAACGAGCAGCGCGAGTACTGGGGAAGTGCCGCCGCCTCGCAGCCGGGCAGCCGCAACTATGCGGGCATCTCCGATCCGGTGGTGGACGCCATGATCGAGAAGGTCATCCGCGCCGACAGCCGCGAGGAACTCGAGGTCGCATGCCGGGCGATGGATCGGGTGCTGCTCTGGGGCTATCACCTGGTCCCGCACTGGTATTCGGGGTTCATCAGGCTCGCCCGCTGGGACAAGTTCGGCCGGCCGGCCGAGATGCCGCGCTACAATGTCGACCTGTACGCGTGGTGGATTGAGGACCAGCGCGCCGCGCAGGTCGAACAGGTCAAGACCAGCCTGAAGCCGGACTGA
- a CDS encoding ABC transporter ATP-binding protein: MPLLDVRDLEVRFHGGNGEIVAVEGVSFSVDRGETLALVGESGSGKSVSALSIPQLLPYPKAYHPAGSILLDGAEMIGAPETILRDLRGKRIGMIFQEPLTSLNPLHTVERQIGEVLQLHDGLHGDALRRRIVELLEQVRIRDPKSRLGSYPHQLSGGQRQRVMIAIAIACRPDLLIADEPTTALDVTVQAAILRLLRELQAEMGMGILLVSHDLAVVRKVAQRVAVMRHGRIVETGPLDQIMQAPEHPYTRMLMAAEPKGPPAPSALDAPILVRAEKLNVDFPLGGGWFGRPRRVVHAVQDVTVSIREGTTLGVVGESGSGKTTLGLALLRLIGSDGPIVVQGEAIDRLPRKEVRRLRKQLQIVFQDPFGSLSPRMSVGEIVGEGLDIHDLCPKGEARRERVAQALVEVGLEPDTMDRYPHEFSGGQRQRIGIARALVLDPAFIVLDEPTSALDVSIQVQIIDLLKDLQQRRRLTFMFISHDLRVVRAIAHEVVVMKDGRIVEAGPTEEVMTRPTDPYTQALLRAAVDLEPVD, from the coding sequence ATGCCGCTCCTGGACGTGCGCGACCTGGAGGTCCGCTTCCATGGCGGCAACGGTGAGATCGTCGCGGTGGAAGGCGTGTCGTTCTCGGTCGACCGCGGCGAGACCCTGGCATTGGTCGGGGAGAGCGGCTCCGGCAAGTCGGTCAGCGCCCTGTCGATCCCGCAACTCCTGCCGTACCCCAAGGCATACCATCCCGCCGGCTCGATCCTGCTGGATGGGGCCGAGATGATCGGGGCGCCCGAGACGATCCTGCGCGACCTGCGCGGCAAGCGGATCGGCATGATCTTCCAGGAGCCGCTCACCTCGCTCAACCCGCTGCACACGGTGGAGCGGCAGATCGGCGAGGTCCTGCAGCTCCATGACGGGCTGCACGGCGACGCGCTGCGCCGGCGCATCGTGGAATTGCTGGAGCAGGTGCGGATCCGCGACCCGAAGTCCCGCCTGGGCAGCTACCCGCACCAACTCTCCGGCGGCCAGCGTCAGCGGGTCATGATCGCGATCGCGATCGCCTGCCGCCCCGACCTGCTGATCGCCGACGAGCCGACCACCGCCCTCGACGTGACGGTGCAGGCAGCGATCCTCAGGCTCCTGCGCGAGCTCCAGGCCGAGATGGGGATGGGCATCCTGCTGGTCAGCCACGACCTGGCGGTGGTGCGCAAGGTGGCGCAGCGGGTAGCGGTCATGCGGCATGGCCGGATCGTCGAGACCGGGCCGCTCGACCAGATCATGCAGGCGCCCGAGCATCCCTACACCAGGATGCTGATGGCTGCCGAGCCGAAGGGCCCGCCGGCGCCCTCCGCCCTGGACGCGCCGATCCTGGTCCGGGCCGAGAAGCTGAACGTCGATTTCCCGCTGGGCGGCGGCTGGTTCGGGCGGCCGCGGCGGGTCGTCCATGCGGTGCAGGACGTGACGGTGAGCATCCGCGAGGGGACGACCCTGGGCGTGGTCGGGGAAAGCGGCTCCGGCAAGACCACGCTCGGGCTGGCGCTCCTCCGGCTGATCGGGTCGGACGGCCCGATCGTCGTCCAGGGCGAGGCGATCGACCGCCTGCCGCGCAAGGAGGTGCGGCGGCTGCGCAAGCAGCTGCAGATCGTGTTCCAGGATCCGTTCGGCTCGCTCAGCCCCAGGATGAGCGTGGGCGAGATCGTAGGCGAGGGATTGGACATCCATGACCTCTGCCCGAAGGGCGAGGCAAGGCGGGAGAGGGTCGCCCAGGCGCTGGTCGAGGTCGGGCTGGAGCCGGACACGATGGACCGCTATCCGCACGAGTTCTCCGGCGGACAGCGGCAGCGGATCGGCATCGCCCGGGCGCTGGTCCTGGATCCGGCCTTCATCGTGCTCGACGAGCCGACCTCGGCGCTGGACGTGTCGATCCAGGTGCAGATCATCGACCTGCTGAAGGACCTGCAGCAGCGCCGCCGGCTGACCTTCATGTTCATCAGCCACGACCTGCGGGTGGTCCGCGCGATCGCGCATGAGGTGGTGGTGATGAAGGACGGGCGGATCGTGGAAGCCGGTCCCACCGAAGAGGTCATGACCCGTCCGACCGATCCCTACACGCAGGCGCTGCTGCGCGCCGCGGTCGATCTGGAGCCGGTCGACTGA
- a CDS encoding ABC transporter permease, protein MSRLSPLNRRRLEQFKANRRGHVSFWLFLVVFAISLAADLIANDRPLLVRYDGAFYFPTIVSYPETTFGGLFETEADYNDPVVRELIEENGWILQAPVPYSYDTIVLGVERAPSPPSAQNWLGTDDQSRDVFARVLYGLRLSILFGLTLTAVSSAIGIAVGALQGYYGGAVDLIGQRVIEIWSGLPLLYLLIILASFIVPGFWTLLTIMLLFSWMTLVDIVRAEFFRARTLDYVRAARALGATDLTVMRRHILPNAMVSSLALLPFVLSGALTTLTALDFLGFGLPPGSPSLGELLAQGKNNLQAPWLGITGFLVTAVILILLIFTGEAVRDAFDPRKTLGAKP, encoded by the coding sequence ATGAGCCGGCTGTCGCCGCTCAACCGCCGCCGGCTCGAGCAGTTCAAGGCCAACCGGCGCGGCCATGTCTCGTTCTGGCTGTTCCTGGTGGTGTTCGCGATCTCGCTCGCCGCCGACCTGATCGCCAACGACCGGCCGCTGCTGGTTCGCTACGACGGGGCCTTCTATTTCCCGACCATCGTCTCCTATCCGGAGACCACGTTCGGCGGATTGTTCGAGACCGAGGCGGACTACAACGACCCGGTGGTGCGCGAGCTGATCGAGGAGAACGGCTGGATCCTGCAGGCCCCGGTCCCCTACAGCTACGACACCATCGTGCTGGGGGTGGAGCGGGCGCCTTCGCCGCCATCGGCGCAGAACTGGCTGGGCACCGACGACCAGTCCCGCGACGTATTCGCCCGGGTCCTCTACGGCCTGCGCCTCTCGATCCTGTTCGGCCTGACCCTGACCGCGGTCTCCTCGGCGATCGGCATCGCGGTCGGCGCGTTGCAGGGGTACTACGGCGGCGCGGTGGACCTGATCGGCCAGCGCGTGATCGAGATCTGGAGCGGCCTGCCGCTGCTCTACCTGCTGATCATCCTGGCGAGCTTCATCGTCCCGGGCTTCTGGACGCTGCTGACCATCATGCTGCTGTTCTCCTGGATGACGCTGGTCGACATCGTCCGCGCCGAGTTCTTCCGCGCCCGCACGCTCGACTATGTCCGCGCCGCCCGGGCGCTGGGCGCCACCGACCTGACGGTGATGCGCCGGCATATCCTGCCGAACGCCATGGTCAGCTCGCTGGCGCTGCTGCCCTTCGTGCTGTCGGGTGCGCTGACCACGCTGACCGCCCTGGACTTCCTGGGCTTCGGCCTGCCGCCCGGCTCGCCGTCGCTGGGCGAGCTGCTGGCCCAAGGCAAGAACAACCTCCAGGCACCCTGGCTCGGCATCACCGGCTTCCTGGTGACCGCGGTGATCCTGATTCTCTTGATCTTCACCGGCGAAGCGGTCCGCGACGCCTTCGATCCCCGCAAGACGCTCGGAGCGAAGCCCTGA
- a CDS encoding microcin C ABC transporter permease YejB, with product MLAYILKRLLLIIPTLFGILLINFVIVQAAPGGPIDLIVRQVKGEAIDATARFSGTSGGESAQRTGTDPQSRSARGLDPALLADLERQFGFDRPAPERFVKMLGDYLRFDFGNSFFRGRPVVDLIIEKMPVSISLGVWTTLITYLVSIPLGIRKAVKDGTPFDIWSSTLVSIGYAIPSFLFAVLLVVVFAGGSYLQWFPLRGLTSDDFYRMTWWQQALDYAWHLVLPVTAMVVGSFASLTLLTKNGFVEELGKQYVLTARAKGLPERRVLYGHVFRNAMLIVIAGFPSALLSMLFTGALLIEIIFSLDGLGLLSYEAAINRDYPIIFGTLFLFTLVGLLLRLISDLTYVMVDPRIDFAKVRV from the coding sequence GTGCTCGCCTACATCCTCAAGCGCCTGCTGCTGATCATTCCGACGCTGTTCGGGATCCTGCTGATCAACTTCGTGATCGTCCAGGCAGCGCCCGGCGGACCGATCGACCTGATCGTGCGCCAGGTGAAGGGCGAGGCGATCGATGCCACCGCGCGCTTCTCCGGCACCAGCGGCGGGGAGAGCGCGCAGCGCACCGGCACCGACCCGCAGTCCCGCTCAGCGAGGGGCCTCGATCCGGCCCTGCTGGCGGACCTGGAGCGCCAGTTCGGCTTCGACCGCCCGGCGCCGGAGCGTTTCGTGAAGATGCTGGGCGACTACCTGCGGTTCGACTTCGGCAACAGCTTCTTCCGCGGTCGCCCGGTGGTCGACCTGATCATCGAGAAGATGCCGGTCTCGATCTCCTTGGGCGTGTGGACCACCCTGATCACCTACCTGGTGTCGATCCCGCTGGGCATCCGCAAGGCGGTCAAGGACGGCACCCCGTTCGACATCTGGTCGAGCACGCTGGTCTCGATCGGCTATGCGATCCCGAGCTTCCTGTTCGCCGTGCTGCTGGTGGTCGTGTTCGCCGGTGGCAGCTACCTGCAATGGTTCCCGCTGCGCGGCCTGACCTCGGACGACTTCTACCGGATGACCTGGTGGCAGCAGGCCCTGGACTATGCCTGGCACCTGGTCCTGCCGGTGACCGCCATGGTGGTCGGCAGCTTCGCCTCGCTGACCCTGCTCACCAAGAACGGCTTCGTCGAGGAACTGGGCAAGCAGTACGTGCTGACCGCCAGGGCCAAGGGACTGCCCGAGCGGCGCGTCCTCTACGGCCACGTCTTCCGCAACGCCATGCTGATCGTGATCGCCGGCTTTCCGTCCGCCCTCCTGTCCATGCTGTTCACCGGCGCCCTCTTGATCGAGATCATCTTCTCCCTGGATGGGCTGGGCCTGCTCAGCTACGAGGCGGCGATCAACCGGGACTACCCGATCATCTTCGGCACGCTGTTCCTGTTCACCCTGGTCGGCCTGCTCCTGCGCCTGATCTCCGACCTGACCTATGTGATGGTCGACCCGCGGATCGACTTCGCCAAGGTGCGGGTATGA
- a CDS encoding prephenate dehydratase → MTQPNASSGTSPDRTIAFQGRPGAYSHLACREAFPDLVALPCHSFEDAFAAVHEGAARLAMIPVDNTVAGRVADVHHLLPRGGLHIVAEHFVRVNHHLLGLPGASIEGLRSVESHVHAVGQCRQFLRRHGLQAVVVADTAGAAQDVASAADPSRAAIASRLAGELYGLVSLASNIEDAEHNTTRFLVLAREPVDPGPACDPVMTTFTFTVRNRPAALYKALGGFATCGVNMVKLESYIDGAFTQAQFYADIMGHPTHDSVRLAMEELRFFSHSVEILGIYPAHPFRAQIG, encoded by the coding sequence ATGACCCAGCCGAACGCCTCCTCCGGCACCAGCCCCGACCGCACCATTGCGTTCCAGGGCCGTCCCGGCGCCTATTCGCACCTGGCCTGCCGCGAGGCCTTCCCCGATCTGGTGGCCCTGCCCTGCCACTCGTTCGAGGACGCGTTCGCCGCCGTCCATGAAGGGGCGGCCCGGCTCGCGATGATCCCGGTCGACAACACCGTGGCCGGCCGGGTCGCCGACGTCCACCACCTGCTGCCGCGCGGCGGGCTGCACATCGTCGCCGAGCATTTCGTCCGGGTGAACCACCACCTGCTGGGCCTGCCCGGCGCCAGCATCGAGGGGCTGCGCTCGGTGGAGAGCCATGTCCATGCGGTCGGGCAGTGCCGCCAGTTCCTGCGCCGGCACGGCCTGCAGGCGGTGGTGGTCGCGGACACGGCCGGGGCGGCGCAGGACGTCGCCAGCGCCGCCGATCCCAGCCGCGCCGCGATCGCCTCCAGGCTCGCCGGCGAACTCTACGGCCTCGTCTCGCTCGCCTCCAACATCGAGGACGCCGAGCACAACACCACCCGCTTCCTGGTCCTGGCCCGGGAGCCGGTCGATCCCGGCCCGGCCTGCGACCCGGTGATGACCACCTTCACCTTCACCGTGCGCAACCGGCCGGCGGCGCTCTACAAGGCGCTGGGCGGCTTCGCCACCTGCGGCGTCAACATGGTGAAGCTGGAGAGCTACATCGACGGCGCCTTCACCCAGGCGCAGTTCTACGCCGACATCATGGGGCACCCGACCCATGACAGCGTCCGGCTGGCCATGGAGGAGCTGCGCTTCTTCAGCCATTCGGTGGAGATCCTGGGGATCTATCCGGCGCACCCGTTCCGCGCGCAGATCGGCTGA
- a CDS encoding IlvD/Edd family dehydratase, which translates to MSGPKRRLRSQDWWDDYKEPDMTALYLERYLNFGLTRRELQSGKPIIGIAQTGSDIAPCNRGHLELASRVRDGIRDAGGIPLEFPVHPVQETGKRPTAMLDRNLQYLSLVEILYGYPLDGVVLTTGCDKTTPAMIMGAATVDLPAIVLSGGPMLNGYYQGKLAGSGMVVWHARQLLAKGEISVDEFMDMTCASAPSVGHCNTMGTASSMNAMAEALGMSLTGCSAIPGPYRERGQMAYETGSRIVEMVHEDLKPSKVLTRKAFENAIMVAAAAGCSTNCPPHVIAIARHIGVELDIKDWELSQDVPLLVNMQPAGEFLGEEFFRAGGVPAVMKELIKVGKIHTDAITVTGKTMGENHEKVPFSQDRRVIKPYEEPLMPEAGFVVMSGNIFDSAVMKTSVVSPEFRAKYMENPASPGVFEGRAIVFEGPEDYHDRIDDESLDIDEDCFLFIRNCGPVGYPGAAEVVNMRPPTKLMKKGIKALPTIGDGRQSGTSDSPSILNASPEAAVGGNLALIRTNDKVRLDMNHSKLDVLISAEEMAERRKAYEADPPKLPPSQTPWQELYRQTVGQLSTGACMEPATLYLKVIETYGTPRRNH; encoded by the coding sequence ATGAGTGGTCCCAAGAGACGGCTGCGCAGCCAGGACTGGTGGGACGACTACAAAGAGCCCGACATGACGGCGCTCTATCTGGAGCGCTATCTGAACTTCGGTCTCACCCGTCGCGAGCTGCAGTCCGGCAAGCCGATCATCGGCATCGCCCAGACCGGCTCCGACATCGCGCCCTGCAACCGCGGCCATCTCGAGCTGGCGTCCCGCGTGCGCGACGGCATCCGCGACGCCGGCGGCATCCCGCTGGAGTTCCCGGTCCATCCGGTCCAGGAGACCGGCAAGCGCCCGACCGCGATGCTCGACCGCAACCTGCAATATCTCTCGCTGGTCGAGATCCTGTACGGCTACCCGCTGGACGGCGTGGTGCTGACCACCGGCTGCGACAAGACCACGCCCGCCATGATCATGGGCGCGGCAACCGTCGACCTGCCGGCGATCGTGCTCTCCGGCGGGCCGATGCTGAACGGCTACTACCAGGGCAAGCTGGCCGGCTCCGGCATGGTCGTGTGGCATGCGCGGCAGCTGCTCGCCAAGGGCGAGATCTCGGTCGACGAGTTCATGGACATGACCTGCGCGTCCGCGCCGTCGGTCGGCCACTGCAACACCATGGGCACCGCCTCGTCGATGAACGCCATGGCCGAGGCGCTCGGCATGTCGCTCACCGGCTGCTCCGCGATCCCGGGGCCCTACCGCGAGCGCGGCCAGATGGCCTACGAGACCGGCTCCCGCATCGTCGAGATGGTCCACGAGGACCTGAAGCCGTCCAAGGTCCTGACCCGCAAGGCGTTCGAGAACGCCATCATGGTGGCGGCTGCTGCCGGCTGTTCGACCAACTGCCCGCCGCACGTGATCGCGATCGCCCGCCATATCGGCGTCGAGCTCGACATCAAGGACTGGGAGCTCAGCCAGGACGTGCCGCTGCTGGTCAACATGCAGCCGGCCGGCGAATTCCTGGGCGAGGAGTTCTTCCGGGCGGGCGGCGTGCCGGCGGTGATGAAGGAGCTGATCAAGGTCGGCAAGATCCACACCGACGCGATCACCGTCACCGGCAAGACCATGGGCGAGAACCACGAGAAGGTCCCGTTCTCGCAGGACCGCCGCGTGATCAAGCCCTACGAGGAGCCGCTCATGCCCGAGGCAGGCTTCGTGGTCATGTCGGGCAACATCTTCGACTCGGCCGTGATGAAGACCTCGGTGGTCAGCCCCGAGTTCCGTGCGAAGTACATGGAGAACCCGGCTAGCCCCGGCGTGTTCGAAGGCCGGGCGATCGTGTTCGAGGGCCCGGAGGACTATCACGACCGGATCGACGACGAGAGCCTGGACATCGACGAGGACTGCTTCCTGTTCATCCGCAACTGCGGGCCCGTGGGCTATCCGGGTGCCGCCGAGGTGGTGAACATGCGCCCGCCGACCAAGCTGATGAAGAAGGGCATCAAGGCCCTGCCGACCATCGGCGACGGGCGGCAGTCCGGCACCTCGGACAGCCCCTCGATCCTGAACGCCTCGCCGGAAGCGGCGGTCGGCGGCAACCTCGCGCTGATCCGCACCAACGACAAGGTGCGGCTCGACATGAACCACAGCAAGCTGGACGTGCTGATCTCGGCCGAGGAGATGGCCGAGCGGCGCAAGGCCTACGAGGCCGACCCGCCGAAGCTGCCGCCCTCGCAGACGCCCTGGCAGGAACTGTACCGGCAGACGGTCGGCCAGCTCTCGACCGGTGCCTGCATGGAACCGGCGACCTTGTACCTGAAGGTCATCGAGACCTACGGCACGCCGCGCCGCAACCACTGA
- a CDS encoding c-type cytochrome, whose protein sequence is MASSLESNKLMAGILTAGIIALGAGVASRMVYGPHELEENAYHIEVAESSANAPTEQPDEPIAVRLVSASVEAGAASAKKCQSCHTFDAGNENKIGPGLYDVYGRQAGTHPGYTYSPAMAEHDAPWDAQELDGFLKAPKVYLPGTKMAFAGISKPDERADVIAYLHSLNPNAPALPVAEAAPAPAEGASAPADEAAAPADGASAPAEGAPAPAEAAPPTSETSPPAAEAAPAPAGEAPAAAGEAPATPDLVDPNPNVTIEEVPTQGG, encoded by the coding sequence ATGGCATCGTCGCTCGAAAGCAACAAGCTCATGGCGGGCATTCTGACCGCCGGGATCATCGCCCTCGGCGCGGGCGTCGCGTCGCGGATGGTCTATGGTCCGCACGAGCTGGAAGAGAACGCCTACCACATCGAGGTGGCGGAAAGCAGCGCCAACGCGCCCACCGAGCAGCCGGACGAGCCGATCGCGGTGCGCCTGGTCTCGGCCAGCGTCGAGGCCGGTGCTGCCTCGGCGAAGAAGTGCCAGTCCTGCCACACCTTCGACGCCGGCAACGAGAACAAGATCGGCCCGGGTCTCTACGACGTCTATGGCCGCCAGGCGGGAACCCATCCCGGCTACACCTACTCGCCGGCCATGGCAGAGCACGACGCGCCCTGGGATGCCCAGGAGCTGGACGGGTTCCTCAAGGCGCCCAAGGTCTATCTCCCTGGCACCAAGATGGCGTTCGCCGGCATCTCCAAGCCGGACGAGCGGGCGGACGTGATCGCTTACCTGCACTCGCTGAACCCCAATGCTCCGGCCCTGCCGGTCGCCGAGGCCGCGCCTGCTCCGGCCGAGGGAGCTTCTGCTCCGGCGGACGAGGCTGCTGCCCCGGCTGATGGGGCGTCTGCCCCGGCCGAGGGAGCTCCTGCGCCGGCCGAGGCCGCCCCGCCGACGTCGGAGACGTCTCCTCCGGCAGCCGAGGCGGCCCCTGCGCCGGCTGGAGAGGCTCCTGCCGCGGCCGGGGAAGCTCCGGCCACGCCGGACTTGGTGGATCCGAACCCGAACGTCACCATCGAAGAGGTTCCGACCCAGGGCGGCTGA